A genome region from Macrotis lagotis isolate mMagLag1 chromosome 4, bilby.v1.9.chrom.fasta, whole genome shotgun sequence includes the following:
- the MEX3B gene encoding RNA-binding protein MEX3B, producing the protein MPSSLFADLERNGSGGGGGGGGGGGGGGGGGGGGGGGGGGGGGGGETLDDQRALQIALDQLSLLGLDNDETGSLYDNEPRKKSVNMTECVPVPSSEHVAEIVGRQGCKIKALRAKTNTYIKTPVRGEEPVFVVTGRKEDVAMARREIISAAEHFSMIRASRNKNTALNGAVPGPPNLPGQTTIQVRVPYRVVGLVVGPKGATIKRIQQQTHTYIVTPSRDKEPVFEVTGMPENVDRAREEIEAHIALRTGGIIELTDENDFHANGTDVGFELHHGGGGPGPGSLWSKPTAGVAPTPGRKPFSSYRNDSSSSLGSASTDSYFGGGTGGSAAATPRLADYSPPSPALGFAHNGNNNNNGHGHGYAYAGGEAAPSPDCCAELPAFDPAPAPPPGAPPLWPHFERSPGGGGGPAGPASSSCSSSASSSSSVVFSGGGGGGGGGGGSPNASLGLLVHRRLPPGGGCPRLSPPLHGGGGVGAEHHLARRVRSDPGGGGLAYPAYANGLGAQPASDSSASSSSSSSSSSSSCSSSGLRRKGSRDCSVCFESEVIAALVPCGHNLFCMECANRICERSQPECPVCHAAVTQAIRIFS; encoded by the exons ATGCCCAGTTCGCTCTTTGCAGACCTGGAGAGGAacgggagcggcggcggcggcggcggcggcggcggcggtggcggtggtggcggcggcggcggaggaggaggaggaggcggcggcggcggcggcggaggtgGAGAAACCCTGGATGACCAGAGAGCCTTGCAGATCGCGCTGGATCAGCTCTCGCTCCTGGGGCTGGACAATGACGAGACCGGCTCCCTGTACGACAATGAGCCCCGGAAGAAGAGCGTGAACATGACTGAGTGCGTGCCGGTCCCCAGCTCGGAGCACGTCGCGGAGATAGTGGGAAGGCAAG GTTGTAAGATCAAAGCGCTCCGGGCAAAGACCAACACTTACATCAAGACCCCGGTCCGCGGGGAGGAGCCTGTCTTTGTTGTGACTGGCAGGAAGGAGGACGTCGCCATGGCCCGCAGGGAGATCATCTCGGCGGCCGAGCACTTCTCCATGATCCGCGCCTCGCGGAACAAGAACACGGCCCTCAACGGCGCGGTGCCCGGGCCGCCCAACCTGCCGGGCCAGACCACCATCCAGGTGCGGGTGCCCTACCGCGTGGTGGGGCTGGTGGTGGGGCCCAAGGGGGCCACCATCAAGCGGATCCAGCAGCAGACGCACACCTACATCGTCACGCCCAGCCGGGACAAGGAGCCCGTGTTCGAGGTGACCGGCATGCCCGAGAACGTGGACCGGGCTCGGGAGGAGATCGAGGCGCATATCGCCCTGCGCACCGGGGGCATCATCGAGCTCACCGACGAGAACGACTTCCACGCCAACGGCACGGACGTGGGGTTCGAGTTGCACCACGGGGGCGGCGGCCCGGGCCCCGGCAGCCTCTGGAGCAAGCCCACGGCCGGCGTCGCACCCACGCCGGGGCGCAAGCCCTTCTCCAGCTACCGCAACGACAGCTCCAGCTCGCTGGGCAGCGCCTCCACGGACTCCTACTTCGGCGGCGGCACGGGCGGGAGCGCCGCGGCCACGCCGCGCTTGGCGGACTACAGCCCGCCCAGCCCCGCGCTCGGCTTCGCCCACAatggcaacaacaacaacaacggcCACGGCCACGGCTATGCCTACGCGGGGGGCGAGGCGGCGCCCTCCCCGGACTGCTGCGCCGAGCTGCCGGCCTTCGACCCGGCGCCCGCCCCGCCACCGGGGGCCCCGCCGCTCTGGCCCCACTTCGAGCGTtccccgggcggcggcggcggccccgcGGGTCCggcctcctcctcctgctcctcgtCCGCCTCCTCGTCCTCCTCCGTGGTCTTCtccgggggcgggggcggcggcggcggcggcggcggctccccCAATGCCAGCCTGGGGTTGCTGGTGCACCGGCGGCTGCCCCCCGGCGGCGGCTGCCCCCGCCTCTCCCCGCCTCTGCACGGCGGTGGCGGCGTCGGGGCCGAGCACCACCTGGCGCGCCGCGTGCGCAGCGACCCCGGGGGCGGGGGGCTAGCCTACCCGGCCTATGCCAACGGGCTGGGTGCCCAGCCGGCCTCGGACTCGTCCGCCTCGTCCTCCTCCTCCAGCTCCTCGTCCagctcctcctgctcctcctcggGGCTGCGGCGAAAGGGCAGCCGCGACTGCTCTGTCTGCTTCGAGAGCGAGGTCATCGCCGCCCTGGTGCCCTGTGGCCACAACCTCTTCTGCATGGAGTGTGCCAACCGCATCTGCGAGCGGAGCCAGCCCGAGTGCCCGGTCTGCCACGCCGCCGTCACCCAGGCCATCCGCATCTTCTCCTAA